The segment agaaaaatcagttccgtatacatcgtttgtgacaccgcaaggacagtatgagtacttgagaatgccctttgggttaaaaaatggatccgctatttttcagagatttatttcggagctcttgagagactttattaggaacaaaagcattgtagtgtacatggatgatatattagtagcgactaaaacagttgaagaacacatggatatctaaaaaagtgtaggtttgtcaatcgaaacatcgatttcctggggtataaagttaatcaaaacggaatagttcctagtgattcccatattgaggccttgaaaaaatacccagtccctcaaaatgtaaaagcactgcactcatgcttgggattcttttcgtattttcgacgtttcatgttgtcatttgcgacgacagctaagcccttggtgcagttgttaaaagaaggtggtccgtttcccatgaatagagaacaggtgaagacgtttgaaactcttaagaatgcgttggcaaatcctccggtattagccatttttagcccaaatagagaaacggaattacatacagacgcaagttcatacggttatggcgcaatactgatgcaaagacaagatgatgggaagatgcaccctgtgtcctattattccggcaaaacaacagaaagagaatcacgttatcatagtttcgaactagagacattggctataatttatgcattgaggcgttttaaagcatatttggagcataggtccttcaaaataatcacggattgtaattcgttagtacagacgttaaccagaaagtcaattagtcctaagatagcacggtggtccctagagttagagaactatgattactccattatgcacagacctggagccagtatggcgcacgttgatgcgctgagcagacaagatcaagtgacgaatatgttagaggatggttatagagtcaaatacggtttagaaaagtctaatttaGAAAAAGATGAGAGTAGAAAGCAATATACAAGGAATAGTGTAAGTAGAGACAACCCTGGTAGTGAGCATAGAGGTACCGTAGAGAACCCTGTGATTAAGTGTAGAGAATTAAATATCAGTAGAGAGCGTAGTAGTACCGTACAGAACCCTGCGATTGAGTGTGGAGAATCAAGTGCAGTAGGAAGTAGATTGGGAAATAGGTGGAAGTCTGATGATAGAGAGAACCTTGGTAGTGATTGTAGAGATAACATAGAGAATAGTGAATATAGGGAAGAGGATGGATCGAAGATTGAAAttagagatttgagccaatgtagaagaagcgttaacgatgtggtggggggagtaaagtacattagtaataggaattcagataaagagaaaaaatgtgttgaggatacagtagagagggacaagttagagtttcaggaggaaagattactaaaatcattgatagttggggtagtaggtgcaacgccagaagatgttgatttgatattgcaaacagaacagatgcgagacaaggaagtagttaggattcgaaaaatggtagaggatggaattgaagtagattttgaaatgatagatggtattgtttacaagaggagttgtgaaaacaaactatgtttctatgtaccaatgtgtatggaagagcagttgataaggcggtcacacgaaaaactaggacatctggccgcagagaagtgcgtgagtgaccttttgaggacctactggtttccgtcaattagaagtaaagtggcaaggttcatcagaaactgtctaccgtgtatactacactcgatgcctaaaacaatccataacagaacgctccatagtatcccaaagtcgtgtgttccttttcataccctacatgttgatcatttgggtccgttgccgagtattagatctaagcgaaaacacctccttgtggtaatagattcattcactaagtttgtcaaattgttcccggttaatagtagcagcacgcgggaagcgaaggatgccttaagtaaatattttgatttctatagtcgccctactaggataatatcagatcgtgggacctgtttcacctcgttagagttctctagttttctgcaggagagagggatagagcacattaaggtagctacaggtgcaccgcaggcgaatggccaagtggagcgggtgaatcgtgttcttactcctatgttaggaaaactgtcagagccccttgagcaagccgattggtataggttgatgagcaaggtagagcacgccattaataactccgttaacagcagtacgaaaaagacacctagcacattgttatttggaataccccagaaaggacccgttgtagatgaattaaccgaatacctagaggagaagttagcgtcagaacttagagagttggaaactataagagaaatagcaagtgagaacatacggttgtcgcagaaaagaaatgagaagatgtatgcccataaacatagagccccattaaagtatgaacctggtgactatgtagcagtccggcatgtggacacaacaccggggatcaataagaagttcgcaccaaagtatcgaggaccgtacaggatcaatagagtattggataatgatcgttatgaggttgtcgacattgaggactgtcagttGACGCAAATGCCATTCCGAAGTATATTAGAACCAGCAAGGCTTAAACCCTGGGTAGAGTGTAAGGTTAAAACCATGGTCTCATGTTGTTAATCGATGAAATAGTATGTTAAGTAAGACAATACCgaataagaaatgtttaaccaactgtatgccttagtgtgtagatcgtgggcgatctgtagtcaggttgcccgaatgtaagatatgaatattagtttataagatttgaatattagtttaagatttactcatcgataatattataagaaataccaatgtactcgatatatcgatacttgtcctcgacatcGATATGcgaacacacattcattcgaatacgacgatcaagaaagaagaacatataataaaaccgtgctattaaaagtttacattaTATATGTTTCGTTCTTTTGAAAATGCGGTATTTTTTGAGATATGCGCAAAATAAACACTGCTTAGTATCGATAAGTGACTTTCGACTACTCCAATGATTATCCTTtgcgtttttttgttttgacctatttcgttaaaacctttttttatccaaaatccaataaaagcaagtgttgAATATAAACCAGACAATTATAAAATAGATTcactaatcggataaaattatgtgggcatggctaaatattctatctagctagtaatatttgATGGAATAttaaaatcgaggaatatgtaaaatataacttgaattagtcagtatatttacggtatattttgaaaatgagacggtatatttctgagggtggGACCGTATATGCCATATACTACCCGCGGTCATACTGGCCACAGGTACACCCACGACAAAAAACCTAATCCAATACGGAAAATAATTTATTTTCGCTTAAAATTGATCTAAAAAACGCCATATCTTGGCCAGTGGTCGTGTTAAGTTAATCCCCAAGATGTCGCGTGTAACGAAAAGTGATATTTCGCTCGATATGGAGGTCTGGGTGGAGGAGATGTCGGAGGCGCAGTTGGCGTACTACGACAAAATCACAAACGAGCATTATGCTGTGAAAAATGCACTTAAGAGCGCCGTGAACGCCAATGAAGGAAAGGAACTGTTCAATGGCCAAGTGTTTCAAGCTTATTCGTTCAAGGGAAAAGTGCTGCAGGAGCTGAAAGAGGCCACCTTGCCTGGCTCCACGGGAAGAGGACGTGGCCGACCAAAACAGTCTTTAAATATTGCTTACTTGGAGTCATCCGACGACGGCGATGATGATGTTCCGTTGGCCAAGAGATTGGCCCTGTCCGCGGGTAAAAAGGCAGTGGCTGCTGGAACGTCTCCAAAGCTTGGAAAAAaagcagccgccgccgccgctgccgcatCCCCTAACAAAGCTTCGCCTCAACCCAAGGGCAGCAAAAGTGGCTCGAGTAGCAAATCTCCAAAAGACTCCAACAAAGATGGCGAATCTCCTCCTAAAAACTATCGCCCAGCTGAGGTCAACTCGGTGGGAGGTCTAGTTGTGGGCAGCACTGACGAAAGTAAGGATTCTAAAGACGTTAAGGATGGCAAGGACTTCAAAATGCAGGGAAAAACATATCCGTCTCTGGTGGTGCTGGCCAAACCGTTCCTTAAGATCAAAGACATGGCTGCAACACGCAGCAAGCTGGATTCCAAGGTTAAACTGGTTCTCATGCTGACTCCGAACAAGTTTTGCGAGTGGCTGCTCCAGGAGGGTCTTCTCAGATCTCAGCAGAATTGCATTAATCATCGAAATAGTGAACTGAAATTGGGTAAGTAGGATCAGTTGTGCATCACACCGAAAACTCTTCTCACTTTCACTTCTCCTTAAATCCCTAGGAATATACTCGGATGTATCGAAATTCCCCAATACCGGAGGCTATGTGTGGATTAGTGATTGCTGTCCTTTTCGCTTCGTTTCCGTCTTCAATAATTCAATATTCGAGGGAGCTTCGCATCCGCCCACATTTCTTTTAAAGCTTATCTACCATTGGGCCTGCCAGACCAGCATTCAGAATGTAGTCCAGTGGGTCAAGGTGGACAGTGTGTACATCAAGGGCATCTACACCTGGCTGAGAGCCATTTGCACTTTGGGCGTGCATCAGAAGTGCAAAAAGTTAGGAGGTCCCGGAAAGTTTGTGGAGGTAATGTACAAAATTATTCCCTTGATGTTTGCCCATTCACTGTTTGATGTTGTTCTTCCCAGGTGGGCGTCATATCGCTGGGAACCACCTCGCAAGATGGAGCTCAGCGTCAGGTTAAGGTCGAAGTGCTAGGTGTCTATGATTATGCAGACAAATCAATCCGATTGCGTGCAGTAGAGCCGATTATCGATGGAGATCGTAATTACAAGAAACGCTTCCAGGGCATCCTGGAGCCGCTTTCGCGTTGGGTCCACAAGGACAGTACTATTTGCATCGACCTGACGGTAGACAAGATCACCCTGGTCAGTTTGGGATTCAAGAATATTGTCCAGGCATCGGCCACAGACAACAAGGCCAAGCACAACAACTCGGCGGTGATGGAGTACTTGCGTAGAATCGTTCCTCGCATGTTCCAGAACACATTGTCGCTGCTCTCGCGTCAGATGATTCAGCAATTCCTGGACGAGCTTGTTTGGCGTGAATCGTTTGGAACGTATGCCCTTCAGGCCTTCAATAACATTATAATACACATAGCCGAGCAGACAAGAGTTACCACCACCGAGACAATCACTCAACGCCTGTATCAGGTAAGCAAAGTGGATCCATTTTATGGCACTAACACTTTTCTAATCCATCTCTTGTTCTGTTCAGGTGGCAACCAACCCTTTCAAAGACTGGAGCGTACTGCCGGCCAAATACAAGGAGACACCGGCCAATGCGGCACCCAAGCGCCTCAAGAAACGTTAGTAGTTTCGTAGTGTTCAATCGACTTGAATTTAATACAAGGCCGTTAATAGAATAATTCTAAGCAAAAGCGTTTGTCACTCCAAAGCAGTGGTCGTCGCCTGTCAAACAGTGGTCGTTTTTCCGTTGTCTTAGGCTTCGTATTCCCTGTTGTTTACACACAGAACCAAGCGGAAAATGTTATTGTATTGGCGCTCCGACCACTGATCCAAAGTAAAgtgttttcctcttttttaCTTATTCAGTCATTGTCAGTGTTGAGCTCAGGAAAAGTTCTTATGACAACACCAAGTGTTGGATCTAGATACTCGCAAAAAACCCAGCACATAAGCTTATTTTATGGCATCTTTAATGTTAACTTATTTTAAACAACAGAGAACTAAACGAAAACCACTAAGTAAAATTGTCCAAAAACTTAAGAAATGGAAAGCCTTGCTAAAGCTAtgtttttatttgatttatttataatttggaGTGATAAAACGCATACAGTTAATTTTATAATGTGGCTCCAGCCATGTGCTAACTTTATTTGATATTGAAAGTTGATCGGAAGTTAagttgttttgttgttgttgttttttgtttggcgAGTTTGATCCACATTGATAATTTACCCTTACCCTTTATCTGTGCGCAGCGATTAACGATGCTGATTATACCAGCTCCACCAAGGCGCCCAAGAAGgaaaagaaagagaaagatGTTGAGAAGGACATATTGCCAGCTGGCACCAAGAGGCGCGCGGTGAAcacaccgccaccgccgccaccaGCTACGAAGGGACCGGGAAGACCACCAGGCAAGGGCTCAGTCGAACACACGCCTTCAAAGCCAGTCGCACCTTCACCAACGGTGACAAAATCGGCGGCAAAGAAGCCAAAGGAGAAAGAAGAGAAACTTCCCGTGGTGGTCAAGAGAGAGGAGGACGACCTCAAGGGACTGGAGGAGCTGTACTACGGCATAAGCGATGGGATGGACGAATACTTTGAACAATTCCCTGACAACTCGCCCAGGGCCAATCCCCATGAGCTTACCAAGACAGTGGACTGCCCGATTTGCCTGAGCGAATCCTTTGACTCCAATGAGAAGCTGCAAACGCATTTGGTGTCGCACATCTCGTCCGATGGCAAGCAGCATCAGTTCCAGTGCCTGTTCTGCCTGGAGAAACATCCCACGGAGTCAGTGCTGGCCAAGCACAACCAGATCATGCATCCCACCGAGACCAAGACGGAGGGTTCGCCCTCCTACTATTGCCTCATTTGCCAGCAGCGGCACAATTCTCTGCATTTGCTAACGACCCATCTACAGAGGGTCCACAGCACCCTGGAGCTGCCCTATTGGTGCCAGTCCTGTGGCTACCGCTCGTCGTCCCATCGCGATCTTGTCAGGCATTTCTACGATGACCACAAGAACCAGAACTTCCTGCAGTGCCCTTACTGCTTGGACGTAAGTTCCATTCGTAAATAGCCTGTAAAGTAAAATATTTCATAGCTCTCATTCCTTGCAGATATTTTACTTTTCCATTCGCGGGTCTGTCAGCCAGTTGCACATCGAGCATTACTTCATGCACTTGAATGATCACGTCAACAAGCGGGATCCATCGTTGCGCTGTCAGAAGTGCTCGCTCAGCTTCCTGGAGAAGGGTGATCTGAAGCAGCATACGGTTCAGCATCATATCAGCATGACCAAGACCAACAGGCCGGTCCGTCTCTTGCTCAACACTTCGCTGCTGATTCCTCCACCAAAGGTGCGCACCCACCACAAGGAGCCGGCTCCCTTCTCCACCTACAAGCGACCGATATTCTTTGCGTTTCTGGAGGGCAAGACCTGTGCCGAGTGCAACACCGATTACGCCAGCGAGGAGACACATTACACGTCAGTATTAACCACATTCATTGcatgtattttatttattttcaaagAATGGCTGTACGGGGTCGGTAACATCGTTAGCGTTCGCAAGTGAAAGTCAAGACAGAGAGTAGCCAGACGAAGCCCAGGACACACCAACCAAATCGCAACGTGTCGACAGTCAGTGCTTGGAATCCGAGGACATTGTCCAGCAGACGCACATAGCCAGCCCGCATCGCATCGTTGAAGTCGGAGACAAGCCAGTGCTGCAGAAGCCCCGTGCCCTGAATCCTCATAATGAACATGCTGAGAGATGACTCCAGGTGGCAGTCGCTGCGCATCGGGTAGCCTATAATGGGCGAGCCCAGACAAGCCGAGGAGAGTCGATAGATCGGCTTGAAGGCGTACTGCTGCTGCATGGCGATAAAATCCCAGCGCTCCGTGGTGAATGGATATGCGTAGCTGCGATTGAAGCTGAGCAGGGCCGAGACCTGTTCGCTGGAATTAACGCCCACTATCAGGCGGGCCACTCTACTGACGAGACGCGGATGTACATGACGCAGAACTGTTTCGACCTCACACTCCTTGCGGTGAGGAAGCTATCCAACTGAAGGTTGTACCAGTTGGACAATACAAATCCCAAGATGGTCAGCTGCAGGAAAACTGTGAAGTATCGCAGAGAAGGACTGTCTATCCTTGCAGGCGAAGAGATATACAGTACACGGCTGACGGCGTCCAGAAAGCTCAACCCAACACGATGTTGCCAGCTCTTCCTGCCTATGTCGGGACGAACACAAAAAAGCACACCACTAATGTAGAACACtccaccagcagcagaagccAGCTTGATTGGTTGAGGGGCAGCAGTAGATACATGTGGCGGGGAATCTCGGTCCGTACCGGAACAATCAAACAGTTTTGTGTGACCATCAATGGATAGCTTCTGTCCCCAAAATCACTGGGGGATCTGATGTACGGATGCGCTGAAATCTCCAAGTGTCCTTCGATTATAAGATGCGCAATTCGGTCCATATTGACACTGCTCGTGGGGCCAAGATTCTCATGAGGATTAGTAATCTGCAGAGTGGCATTGTGGCGTTGCAAGTACTCCACAAAGGTGCGATAGGCGTAGCCTCGTATATGTCTCCGTCCTGTGTGGGGATCATGCACCACAAACACTCGCGGAATATCATTCTCCACTGAAGTGGACACAACATAGCCCTGGAAGTTGTTTGTAGTTGCTGGAAAGAGCGGAATCGAAGTGAAATTAATCTGAAAGAAGCGCACTGCCGGATAGGGAGTATAGGAATAGATTCGATCCTTATGCAGCACCAACACGTTTTGAAACTGCTGGTGCCAGAGCTTCTGGAATATGGCGTGTATCGCCTTGTACGAGCCACTTCGTTTTGAGCGCAAGACGACAATTAAGCGACCGCGACGCATCCTTTCAGAGCATTCCTAATGAGATCCAGGCGGCTGTGGCAGAAGAGCAAGCTAATGGCATTGTCCGCGTTCATGTTATAATGACCAAGGGGTCTCTGCTTTCGAGTTGGCGTAGACAAATCCACCG is part of the Drosophila miranda strain MSH22 chromosome Y unlocalized genomic scaffold, D.miranda_PacBio2.1 Contig_Y1_pilon, whole genome shotgun sequence genome and harbors:
- the LOC117189828 gene encoding uncharacterized protein LOC117189828; this translates as MSRVTKSDISLDMEVWVEEMSEAQLAYYDKITNEHYAVKNALKSAVNANEGKELFNGQVFQAYSFKGKVLQELKEATLPGSTGRGRGRPKQSLNIAYLESSDDGDDDVPLAKRLALSAGKKAVAAGTSPKLGKKAAAAAAAASPNKASPQPKGSKSGSSSKSPKDSNKDGESPPKNYRPAEVNSVGGLVVGSTDESKDSKDVKDGKDFKMQGKTYPSLVVLAKPFLKIKDMAATRSKLDSKVKLVLMLTPNKFCEWLLQEGLLRSQQNCINHRNSELKLGIYSDVSKFPNTGGYVWISDCCPFRFVSVFNNSIFEGASHPPTFLLKLIYHWACQTSIQNVVQWVKVDSVYIKGIYTWLRAICTLGVHQKCKKLGGPGKFVEVGVISLGTTSQDGAQRQVKVEVLGVYDYADKSIRLRAVEPIIDGDRNYKKRFQGILEPLSRWVHKDSTICIDLTVDKITLVSLGFKNIVQASATDNKAKHNNSAVMEYLRRIVPRMFQNTLSLLSRQMIQQFLDELVWRESFGTYALQAFNNIIIHIAEQTRVTTTETITQRLYQVATNPFKDWSVLPAKYKETPANAAPKRLKKPINDADYTSSTKAPKKEKKEKDVEKDILPAGTKRRAVNTPPPPPPATKGPGRPPGKGSVEHTPSKPVAPSPTVTKSAAKKPKEKEEKLPVVVKREEDDLKGLEELYYGISDGMDEYFEQFPDNSPRANPHELTKTVDCPICLSESFDSNEKLQTHLVSHISSDGKQHQFQCLFCLEKHPTESVLAKHNQIMHPTETKTEGSPSYYCLICQQRHNSLHLLTTHLQRVHSTLELPYWCQSCGYRSSSHRDLVRHFYDDHKNQNFLQCPYCLDIFYFSIRGSVSQLHIEHYFMHLNDHVNKRDPSLRCQKCSLSFLEKGDLKQHTVQHHISMTKTNRPVRLLLNTSLLIPPPKVRTHHKEPAPFSTYKRPIFFAFLEGKTCAECNTDYASEETHYTGWLHCVKCNYQTCCQRVQFRHGVDCNGNFVDAMEVNLPQEMHCICGFATSNGNKMAQHLANCGLSTCYPSLEAANENAVKRNMLDMLGLVRRDGDTSGEGADISETAYDATDDHGEMLQTPRGQHLQQQQQQNLMEVQQTEPEPQTELQQNYLSASVDPEPVPVLPVQQTLPAPIQFGEMEAAPVLIDPQHQVPAPTDYAQVSVVQQHQQQQSYGLGNYGQGGISTDIDMPLIAELSEPNAPPTPQFLGEVHTPMFDAVAAAEQQHYHAQHHHHPQ